From Haloarcula sp. CBA1127, a single genomic window includes:
- a CDS encoding 2Fe-2S iron-sulfur cluster-binding protein, which produces MTEVLLDWRDSERTETISVPDGETILDAAEAVGIGLPFGCRTGACGTCTARLLSGDVVHHRPPRALKEQHLANGYVLLCIAEPTTDTHLAVGATVQAELVPNPWK; this is translated from the coding sequence ATGACCGAGGTTCTGCTGGACTGGCGGGACAGCGAGCGTACCGAGACGATTTCGGTGCCGGACGGCGAGACGATACTTGACGCCGCTGAAGCCGTGGGTATCGGGCTACCGTTCGGCTGTCGGACCGGCGCCTGTGGGACCTGTACGGCTCGGTTGTTGTCCGGCGACGTGGTCCATCATCGCCCGCCGCGGGCGCTCAAAGAGCAACATCTGGCGAACGGCTACGTCCTGCTCTGTATCGCCGAGCCGACGACCGACACGCACCTCGCCGTCGGCGCGACGGTGCAGGCCGAATTGGTCCCGAACCCCTGGAAGTAA
- a CDS encoding M28 family peptidase — translation MDDTDWIGETFTSTVGWDHLETLVNIGNRMAGSDGERAAAEATRDALAAYARDARLSEFGIQGWERGESAVHVDGSPVAAQAHECIALPRSPADEVTGELVDVGHGLPEDFEDADCEGEIVLARSDVPDWYDRYIHRREKYYHAVEAGAVGFIYRNHVEGVLPPTGSVGTADAPIGEIPAIGVASEAGARLSRRYAGNDVTVSVDCETPDATSQNVHAELGPDTDERLLVTSHVDAHDIAEGAMDNGAGTAMVVEVARALAGREDELETRVEFVAFGSEEVGLVGSNRLADEIALDDVTAVLNFDGVVQGRTLKCYTHGFDALSAAAEAVADRFDHPISLTPEQGPHSDHWPLVRRGVPGYHVTSETGGEGRGWGHTHADTLDKLEPRTFREQAVLLTELAVTLADDSVQPAHSDPAAIADALEAQNLAEGMRITGDWPFDD, via the coding sequence ATGGACGACACTGACTGGATCGGCGAGACGTTCACCAGCACGGTCGGGTGGGACCACCTGGAGACGCTGGTCAACATCGGGAACCGGATGGCGGGCAGCGACGGCGAACGGGCGGCCGCAGAAGCGACCCGGGACGCGCTGGCGGCGTACGCCCGCGACGCTCGCCTCTCCGAGTTCGGGATACAGGGCTGGGAACGGGGTGAAAGCGCTGTCCACGTCGATGGGTCACCGGTCGCGGCGCAGGCCCACGAATGCATCGCCCTCCCGCGGTCGCCGGCCGACGAGGTGACTGGTGAACTGGTTGATGTCGGTCACGGGCTTCCGGAGGATTTCGAGGACGCCGACTGCGAGGGCGAAATAGTGTTGGCCCGCTCGGACGTACCCGACTGGTACGACCGGTACATCCACCGACGGGAGAAGTACTATCACGCCGTCGAGGCCGGCGCAGTCGGATTTATTTACCGTAATCACGTCGAAGGCGTCCTGCCGCCGACCGGGAGCGTCGGCACGGCGGACGCACCAATCGGCGAGATTCCGGCTATCGGCGTCGCCAGCGAGGCGGGCGCGCGACTGTCGCGTCGCTACGCTGGTAACGATGTTACCGTCAGCGTCGACTGCGAGACACCCGACGCGACGAGCCAGAACGTCCACGCCGAACTGGGACCGGACACCGACGAGCGACTGTTGGTGACTAGCCACGTCGACGCCCACGACATCGCGGAGGGGGCGATGGACAACGGGGCCGGAACGGCGATGGTCGTCGAGGTGGCCCGCGCGCTGGCCGGCCGCGAGGACGAACTGGAGACACGCGTGGAGTTCGTCGCCTTCGGTTCCGAGGAGGTCGGACTTGTCGGCTCGAACCGCCTGGCCGACGAAATTGCCCTCGACGACGTAACGGCCGTGCTCAACTTCGACGGCGTCGTGCAGGGTCGCACGCTGAAGTGTTACACGCACGGCTTCGACGCGCTTTCGGCCGCTGCCGAGGCTGTGGCCGACCGCTTTGACCACCCTATCTCGCTCACGCCGGAGCAAGGCCCCCATAGCGACCACTGGCCGCTCGTGCGGCGGGGCGTCCCCGGCTACCACGTGACCAGCGAAACCGGCGGCGAGGGTCGCGGCTGGGGCCACACCCATGCCGATACGCTGGATAAACTGGAACCCCGGACGTTCCGCGAGCAGGCAGTCCTCCTGACCGAACTCGCCGTGACGCTTGCAGACGACTCAGTGCAGCCTGCTCACAGCGATCCCGCGGCAATCGCCGATGCGCTCGAAGCCCAGAACCTCGCCGAAGGGATGCGGATTACAGGTGACTGGCCCTTCGATGACTGA